A genomic window from Bacteroidales bacterium includes:
- a CDS encoding 2-oxoacid:ferredoxin oxidoreductase subunit beta, with the protein MVDFPNKTIERSSVELTKEDFVSDQLVKWCPGCGDHAILAAVANVFPKIGYRKENFMMVSGIGCSSRFPYYVNTYGFHGIHGRAHPIASGMKIANPNLSVWITSGDGDSMAIGGNHFIHIIRRNIDVNILLFNNQIYGLTKGQYSPTTPMGSVTKTSPQGTIEHPFNPGELVLGAQGTFFARAVDSNIKLMTEVMFEAARHDGTSVVEILQNCVIFADKTHAAVTDKEVRDDAQIHLKNGEPMIFGKNKDKGIRLNGTQLEVVKIGENEISEDDLLVHDQYQQDPGLHLMLAKMAPPHYPMAVGVIRSAMYPTYDDLVVDQIEHAKATSKIKCVDDLLNSGDTWEIK; encoded by the coding sequence ATGGTAGATTTTCCAAATAAAACCATCGAACGATCATCAGTTGAACTCACAAAAGAAGACTTTGTGAGTGATCAGTTAGTGAAATGGTGTCCAGGTTGTGGTGATCATGCTATTTTAGCAGCAGTTGCCAATGTTTTCCCAAAAATAGGTTACAGGAAAGAGAATTTTATGATGGTATCCGGAATAGGATGTTCATCAAGGTTTCCTTACTATGTAAATACCTATGGATTTCATGGAATTCATGGTAGGGCGCACCCAATCGCATCGGGAATGAAAATTGCAAATCCAAACCTTAGTGTATGGATCACTTCTGGAGATGGTGATTCAATGGCTATTGGAGGGAATCATTTTATTCATATTATCCGAAGAAATATAGATGTTAATATTTTGCTTTTCAATAACCAGATTTATGGTTTGACGAAAGGTCAATATTCTCCAACTACCCCCATGGGAAGTGTTACCAAAACATCACCTCAGGGTACTATTGAGCATCCATTTAATCCTGGAGAACTTGTCCTGGGTGCACAAGGCACTTTCTTTGCACGTGCAGTCGACAGCAACATCAAATTAATGACTGAAGTTATGTTTGAGGCAGCCAGGCATGATGGAACTTCAGTTGTAGAGATTCTCCAGAACTGTGTAATATTTGCAGATAAAACTCATGCTGCAGTCACTGATAAGGAAGTCAGGGATGATGCTCAAATTCACCTGAAGAATGGTGAACCTATGATCTTTGGTAAAAATAAAGATAAAGGGATACGATTGAATGGAACACAACTGGAAGTTGTCAAAATTGGCGAAAACGAAATTTCAGAAGATGATTTGTTAGTACATGATCAATATCAACAAGATCCAGGCCTCCATCTTATGCTGGCGAAAATGGCACCACCTCATTATCCAATGGCTGTGGGTGTAATAAGATCTGCCATGTACCCAACTTATGATGATCTCGTGGTTGATCAGATTGAACATGCAAAAGCAACCAGTAAAATTAAATGTGTCGATGATCTATTAAATAGTGGCGATACCTGGGAAATAAAATAA
- a CDS encoding EamA family transporter: MTGSRSISHFAMIGATLLFSINYWVAKGLMPDHLLPMQIIFLRIAGSLFLFFLLDMMILRVKVNRIERSDMPRIILAGMLGIALNQILFFSGLNLTTPIDTAIINSSNPLMVILLSSILTREKLKVLKLAGIVFGATGAIILVFFSQLNSALEGSFLGNLMILANTLSWSFYLVIAKPLFEKYHPLLVMKWVFFFGFLFSLPFTSSSMFNFSFSGLSLNVIGSILYIVLGTTFLAYLLITYGLKNLSASVVSVYTYMQPVIVAIIGIIFFTEKITLIKVLAIALVFLGVITVSRARK; encoded by the coding sequence TTGACGGGTTCAAGATCGATTTCTCATTTTGCAATGATAGGTGCTACTTTACTTTTTAGCATCAATTATTGGGTAGCCAAGGGTCTCATGCCGGACCATTTGCTTCCAATGCAAATTATTTTTCTCAGGATTGCTGGATCTTTATTCCTTTTCTTTTTATTAGATATGATGATTTTAAGGGTTAAAGTCAACAGAATCGAACGATCTGATATGCCTAGGATTATTCTGGCAGGTATGTTAGGAATAGCATTGAACCAAATCTTGTTTTTCTCAGGATTGAATTTGACCACTCCCATCGACACCGCTATAATCAATTCCAGTAACCCTCTGATGGTAATTCTGCTATCCTCTATTTTAACCAGAGAAAAATTAAAGGTCTTAAAGTTAGCCGGGATAGTTTTTGGGGCAACAGGAGCTATAATTCTGGTATTCTTTAGTCAGTTAAATTCAGCTCTTGAAGGTAGTTTCTTAGGAAACCTGATGATTCTGGCAAATACACTGAGTTGGAGTTTCTATCTGGTAATAGCCAAACCTCTATTTGAGAAGTATCATCCTTTACTGGTCATGAAATGGGTATTTTTCTTCGGATTTCTTTTTTCTTTGCCATTTACATCTTCATCAATGTTTAATTTTTCCTTTTCTGGATTATCATTAAATGTAATTGGCTCAATTCTTTATATTGTACTTGGTACCACATTCCTTGCTTACTTATTGATTACTTATGGATTGAAAAATTTATCTGCTTCTGTCGTTTCTGTATATACTTATATGCAACCAGTTATCGTAGCAATAATTGGAATTATCTTCTTTACTGAAAAGATTACCTTGATCAAGGTACTAGCTATTGCCTTGGTTTTCCTTGGAGTTATTACAGTTAGCCGTGCCAGGAAATAA
- a CDS encoding glutamine synthetase produces MNPNSLVQYLNKPSEEFTKADLIRYIDDHNISMINFRYTGGDGRLKTLNFVINNKEHLDNILTTGERVDGSSLFPFIKAGSSDLYVIPRYKTAFLNPFSTIPSLDILCSYYDKNGAPLESSPEYILQQAHKALREKTGLDFEVMGELEYYVISSAKELFQPADQKGYHEAFPFAKWEQLRTEAMLAIAQTGGKIKYGHSEVGNFFQNGLEYEQNEIEFLPTKLEDAADQLVIAKWILRTLAYKYGVSVTFAPKITIGKAGSGLHIHTRLLKNGKNAMVESGVLSKTAKKAIAGYLELAPSLTAFGNTNPTSYFRLVPHQEAPTNICWGDRNRSVLVRVPLGWSGNNSMIYHANPNERIIDQDFSSKQTVEFRCPDGSADIYLLLAGLTVAARHGLELNQSLAIAEQTYVDVNIFDDEHKERVAKLKQLPVSCWDSADRLLEQAEIYQKYNVFPVSVIEGTARKLKSFNDKGLREKLEKDQEQLQKLVNQYIHCG; encoded by the coding sequence ATGAATCCCAATTCACTTGTTCAATACCTGAATAAACCAAGTGAAGAATTTACCAAAGCTGATTTAATTAGATATATAGATGATCATAATATTTCTATGATCAATTTCCGCTATACCGGTGGTGATGGCAGGCTCAAAACGCTGAATTTTGTCATCAATAATAAGGAACACCTCGACAACATTCTTACCACCGGGGAACGTGTAGATGGCTCCAGTTTATTCCCGTTTATTAAAGCTGGCAGTAGTGACCTCTACGTTATTCCCAGGTATAAGACTGCTTTCCTGAATCCTTTCAGCACCATCCCATCATTAGATATTCTTTGTTCCTATTATGATAAAAATGGGGCTCCTTTAGAGAGTTCTCCTGAATATATTCTTCAGCAAGCTCATAAAGCATTAAGAGAAAAAACCGGGCTTGATTTTGAAGTGATGGGTGAGTTGGAATACTATGTAATCAGTTCCGCAAAGGAATTATTTCAACCTGCTGATCAGAAGGGTTATCATGAAGCTTTCCCTTTTGCGAAATGGGAACAACTAAGAACAGAAGCTATGTTAGCTATAGCCCAAACTGGAGGTAAAATCAAATATGGACACTCAGAAGTGGGCAATTTTTTCCAGAATGGCTTAGAATATGAACAAAATGAAATAGAATTTCTGCCTACTAAATTAGAAGATGCAGCAGATCAATTAGTTATTGCTAAGTGGATTCTAAGAACCTTAGCTTATAAGTATGGTGTATCAGTTACCTTTGCTCCAAAAATTACTATTGGCAAGGCTGGTAGTGGTCTGCATATTCATACAAGACTTTTGAAAAATGGTAAAAATGCAATGGTTGAATCCGGCGTTTTGAGTAAAACAGCCAAAAAAGCCATTGCGGGTTATCTTGAACTAGCTCCTTCCTTAACTGCCTTTGGAAATACAAATCCAACTTCCTATTTTAGGTTGGTTCCCCATCAGGAAGCTCCAACAAACATTTGCTGGGGTGATCGTAACCGGTCAGTACTTGTTAGAGTTCCATTGGGTTGGTCAGGTAATAATAGCATGATCTATCATGCAAACCCTAACGAAAGAATTATAGATCAAGATTTTAGTAGTAAGCAAACTGTGGAATTCCGCTGTCCGGACGGTTCAGCTGATATCTATCTTTTACTTGCTGGACTAACAGTTGCAGCCAGGCATGGTCTAGAATTGAATCAATCACTGGCTATTGCTGAACAAACTTATGTGGATGTGAATATTTTTGATGATGAACACAAGGAAAGGGTTGCTAAGCTGAAACAATTACCAGTTTCATGCTGGGATTCAGCCGATAGACTTCTTGAGCAGGCTGAAATCTATCAAAAGTATAATGTTTTTCCAGTGTCAGTAATTGAAGGTACGGCAAGAAAATTGAAATCGTTTAATGACAAAGGATTGAGGGAGAAGTTAGAGAAAGACCAGGAACAACTTCAGAAATTGGTCAACCAATATATTCATTGTGGATGA
- a CDS encoding 4Fe-4S binding protein — protein MAYVISDDCTACGTCIDECPVEAISEGDIYKIDADVCTDCGSCADVCPVEAIHPA, from the coding sequence ATGGCTTACGTAATTTCTGACGACTGCACCGCTTGCGGCACCTGCATTGATGAATGCCCTGTGGAAGCTATCTCCGAAGGTGATATCTATAAGATTGACGCTGATGTATGTACCGATTGTGGTTCATGTGCTGATGTGTGCCCAGTTGAAGCTATCCATCCTGCATAA
- the meaB gene encoding methylmalonyl Co-A mutase-associated GTPase MeaB encodes MGSKKLHNTNSAIKINTGVSKPCALNTIAANKYKSFNRRYLSVDEYTSGILRGDRAILSKAITLIESSLLDHQANAQELIKSCLPYAGNSIRIGITGVPGVGKSTFIEAMGKFLIKNGRKIAVLAIDPSSSKTNGSILGDKTRMEELSKESNAFIRPTPSSGSLGGVARKTRESIILCEAAGFDTIIVETVGVGQSETEVHSMVDFFLLLMLAGAGDELQGIKRGIMEMADAIIIHKADGDNINRAQLSLSEIKNAIHLFHPSESGWITTADHCSSLTNDGIDRIWKTILEYINVTKSNNFFFKHRTSQSLRVFHQALNQKMIGLMYEQSSFKRKIKQKEEEVSNGKQSAYTAAQELFEMFVKEISV; translated from the coding sequence ATGGGTTCAAAAAAACTGCATAACACTAACTCCGCTATCAAAATAAATACGGGGGTGAGTAAACCTTGTGCATTAAATACTATAGCTGCAAATAAATATAAGTCCTTTAACAGGAGGTATTTATCAGTAGATGAGTACACCTCTGGTATATTACGTGGTGATAGAGCTATCTTAAGTAAAGCTATAACACTAATTGAAAGTTCTCTTTTAGATCACCAAGCTAATGCTCAGGAATTGATCAAATCTTGCCTGCCCTATGCCGGGAATTCGATCAGGATTGGAATAACTGGTGTTCCAGGAGTTGGAAAGAGCACATTCATTGAAGCAATGGGGAAGTTCCTTATCAAGAATGGAAGAAAAATAGCTGTTCTTGCCATTGACCCAAGTAGCTCTAAAACAAATGGTAGCATACTTGGTGATAAAACAAGGATGGAAGAACTTTCTAAAGAATCCAATGCATTCATAAGACCCACTCCTTCTAGTGGCTCGTTAGGTGGTGTTGCACGCAAAACCAGGGAATCTATTATTCTTTGTGAAGCTGCCGGTTTCGATACAATTATAGTCGAAACTGTCGGAGTGGGACAAAGTGAAACCGAAGTACATTCTATGGTTGACTTTTTCTTACTCTTAATGCTTGCTGGGGCCGGAGATGAATTACAGGGAATTAAAAGAGGAATAATGGAAATGGCTGATGCTATTATTATCCACAAAGCAGATGGAGATAATATCAACAGAGCCCAATTATCTCTTTCTGAAATTAAGAATGCTATTCATCTGTTCCATCCCAGTGAATCTGGTTGGATTACCACAGCAGATCACTGTTCATCATTGACAAACGATGGAATTGATAGAATCTGGAAAACAATTTTAGAATATATCAACGTGACAAAGTCAAATAATTTCTTCTTCAAACATCGAACTTCCCAATCTTTAAGGGTTTTTCATCAAGCCCTTAATCAGAAAATGATTGGTCTCATGTATGAACAATCCTCCTTTAAAAGAAAGATTAAACAGAAAGAAGAAGAGGTCAGTAATGGCAAACAAAGTGCTTATACTGCTGCACAGGAATTATTTGAAATGTTTGTTAAAGAGATATCTGTTTAG
- the lptB gene encoding LPS export ABC transporter ATP-binding protein, translating to MILRTEEIVKKYRQRIVVNHVSIQVEQGEIVGLLGPNGAGKTTSFYIIVGLIKPLQGKVFLDEMEITSEPIYKRAQLGIGYLAQEASVFRKLSVEDNIKAVLEFTKLNKHDQQEKLESLISEFGLQGVRKSLGIQLSGGERRRTEIARALATDPKFILLDEPFAGVDPIAVEDIQHIVMNLRTKNIGILITDHNVHETLSITDRAYLLFEGSVLKSGSASDLANDEQVRKVYLGKNFELRR from the coding sequence ATGATTTTACGAACCGAGGAGATAGTTAAAAAGTACAGACAACGAATAGTAGTCAATCATGTTTCAATTCAGGTTGAACAAGGAGAGATAGTTGGACTGTTAGGCCCCAATGGAGCGGGTAAAACCACCTCCTTTTATATAATAGTAGGCCTTATTAAGCCATTGCAAGGGAAGGTATTCCTTGATGAAATGGAGATTACAAGTGAACCTATCTATAAAAGGGCCCAACTTGGTATTGGATATCTTGCACAGGAGGCATCTGTCTTTCGTAAATTGAGTGTTGAAGATAATATTAAAGCTGTATTGGAATTTACCAAATTGAACAAGCATGATCAACAGGAGAAGCTCGAATCGCTGATCTCTGAATTTGGTTTACAAGGTGTTAGAAAAAGTCTTGGGATTCAATTGAGCGGTGGGGAGAGACGTAGAACAGAAATTGCCAGGGCACTTGCAACCGATCCTAAATTTATCTTATTGGATGAACCTTTTGCTGGAGTCGATCCTATCGCAGTTGAAGATATCCAGCATATTGTGATGAACCTTCGAACAAAAAATATTGGAATTCTGATAACAGACCACAATGTTCACGAGACCTTATCAATTACTGACAGAGCCTACTTGTTGTTTGAAGGTTCTGTTTTGAAATCCGGCTCAGCTTCAGACCTGGCAAATGATGAACAAGTGCGTAAAGTATATCTTGGAAAGAATTTTGAACTGAGAAGATAG